The Mangifera indica cultivar Alphonso chromosome 8, CATAS_Mindica_2.1, whole genome shotgun sequence genome has a window encoding:
- the LOC123223104 gene encoding CASP-like protein 1F2 codes for MASEIAVKSSSRRSFFMAQVILRILAIAFTLAAISIMLSSTESLMILGIKIVATYSNSSALRFLLGANITGCILSFLSLIFVCFISRSESYLKKCFYLFLHDMAIMVLLISGCAAASAIGYVSVHGEAKIGWMAVCDIASKFCNRVMISLGLSYLGFFSYLALTIMAARIFMSPASERRTNEG; via the exons ATGGCATCGGAAATAGCAGTCAAATCTTCAAGCAGAAGAAGCTTTTTCATGGCCCAAGTGATTCTCAGAATTCTAGCCATTGCTTTCACTCTGGCTGCAATCTCTATCATGCTCAGCAGCACCGAATCACTTATGATACTTGGAATCAAAATTGTCGCCACTTACAGTAACTCATCTGCACTGAG GTTCTTGCTTGGTGCTAATATCACAGGGTGTATATTATCATTCCTATCACTGATCTTTGTGTGCTTTATTAGCCGTTCAGAATCATACCTAAAGAAATGTTTTTATCTATTTCTGCATGACATG GCGATAATGGTGTTGCTGATATCTGGATGTGCTGCTGCAAGTGCAATTGGTTATGTGAGTGTACATGGAGAAGCAAAAATTGGTTGGATGGCTGTCTGTGACATTGCCAGCAAATTTTGCAACCGAGTGATGATATCTCTAGGGTTGTCTTACTTGGGTTTCTTCTCCTATTTGGCACTTACGATAATGGCTGCCAGAATATTCATGTCTCCTGCTTCTGAGAGACGAACAAATGAAGGATGA
- the LOC123223103 gene encoding uncharacterized protein LOC123223103 isoform X2: MGCTSSVCALGRKKKVIIPEAVVFVPSVKIPAQSDLQRPLKGLIPRELLDRLVCLRNQIVLVAEDTDGSAIIQLRRALEEYLSLLLGLIKKEYGLEDLVEFKWKNLEDGRQETCVANSRFELLSVVHMIAMLTLSEANTLMIPKDYSCSGVRVVSTDCKRIAIDLLLKASGYLEFCVKNVLIHLPPDIKNRLPGDFQDGVLEAISIQALGQGTEIQLGLAVESQKASLSVKRRLACELLTYFSQAYQCLSGCDMNHSHGKKHMWFIKWKFLESKAAAYYYHGLILDKGDEPSCHVSAVCCFLAAEELLTESKKACLSFCLAAPITRSPPLWGAMKFLHQKIPEVASRKSQMYGYLLEEEKALQAPELPGFQLSLRPDDYELPEIDQAWNREKWVIESHTLKEHLKDNEENDIETE, from the exons ATGGGGTGTACTTCTTCAGTATGCGCACTAGggaggaagaagaaagtgatTATCCCCGAAGCTGTGGTGTTTGTTCCTTCAGTGAAAATTCCCGCACAATCTGATCTTCAAAGACCACTTAAAGGCCTAATTCCACGGGAGCTTCTAGATAGGTTGGTTTGTCTCAGGAACCAGATTGTATTAGTGGCTGAGGATACTG ATGGATCTGCTATAATACAACTACGGCGGGCACTGGAGGAATATTTGTCTCTTTTACTTGGTCTCATCAAGAAAG AATATGGCCTTGAGGACTTGGTAGAGTTCAAGTGGAAAAATCTGGAAGATGGAAGACAA GAAACCTGCGTGGCAAACTCCCGGTTTGAATTACTTTCTGTCGTTCACATGATCGCTATGCTTACATTATCAGAGGCCAATACATTGATGATCCCCAAGGACTACTCTTGCTCGGGTGTGAGGGTTGTATCTACAG ATTGCAAGAGAATTGCTATTGATTTACTGCTTAAGGCTTCGGGGTACTTGGAATTTTGTGTCAAGAATGTGCTAATTCACTTGCCGCCTGATATCAA GAATAGGTTGCCAGGAGACTTTCAGGATGGTGTATTGGAAGCTATTTCCATTCAAGCACTAGGCCAG ggaactgaaattcaactCGGATTAGCTGTTGAAAGTCAGAAGGCATCCTTATCAGTGAAGAGGAGATTGGCTTGTGAGCTATTAACCTATTTTAGTCAG GCTTATCAATGCTTGTCTGGATGTGACATGAATCACAGTCATGGAAAGAAGCATATGTGGTTCATCAAGTGGAAATTTCTTGAATCAAAG GCTGCAGCTTACTATTACCATGGCCTTATACTCGACAAGGGTGATGAGCCGTCTTGTCATGTTAGCGCCGTGTGTTGTTTCCTTGCTGCAGAAGAACTTCTGACAGAAAGCAAAAAGGCCTGCTTAAGCTTTTGTCTTGCAGCTCCTATAACAAG ATCTCCTCCACTTTGGGGTGCTATGAAGTTTTTGCATCAGAAAATACCAGAAGTTGCATCAAGGAAGTCTCAGATGTATGGTTATCTCTTGGAAGAAGAGAA GGCTCTTCAAGCGCCTGAGCTACCAGGTTTCCAACTGTCACTAAGACCTGATGACTATGAACTGCCTGAGATAGATCAAGCTTGGAACAGAGAAAAGTGGGTAATCGAGAGCCACACCCTGAAAGAGCACCTCAAAGATAATGAAGAAAACGACATTGAAACCGAATAA
- the LOC123223034 gene encoding zinc finger protein CONSTANS-LIKE 15-like, which yields MMVLCEFCNTKPAFLFCRADWAKLCLLCDLQVHSANALSFMHLRLQICDSCRAEPVSVCCFNENLMLCQNCDWDSHRNHSGSSLHERCSVEGFTGCPSVPEMADLFGFELKAVSLENLSSGFGVYGQNRLKLDDILVRKQIFSVFTRCEKYNQEVGEQIVEMYKRELEKLNCNHGADLGPGTPPNRGDQLGNMESLQMENMEEEELLHQQTTFTALLNLTPNVDLRDYYGIVAENDLLWDCHLAYEAPQNISNQPLTCHTSTTEESNNTPFIGQSTSSEFGPVEFETWDSTGLAHVLHHSFLSGNEAVNNTKSRADIDLLTKNRGNAMLRYKEKKKYRRYDNHIRYESRKARADSRKRVKGRFAKSSETAAIKM from the exons ATGATGGTGTTGTGCGAATTTTGTAACACTAAACCTGCATTTTTGTTCTGCAGGGCCGACTGGGCTAAGCTCTGTTTGTTGTGTGATCTCCAAGTTCACTCGGCTAATGCTCTCTCTTTTATGCATTTACGTTTGCAAATTTGTGACAGTTGTAGAGCTGAGCCGGTTTCAGTTTGTTGCTTCAATGAAAATCTCATGCTTTGTCAAAATTGTGACTGGGACTCACATAGGAATCACTCCGGGTCGTCTCTGCACGAACGTTGTTCGGTTGAAGGGTTCACTGGTTGTCCTTCAGTGCCAGAGATGGCTGATTTGTTTGGGTTTGAATTGAAGGCCGTGAGTTTAGAGAATTTAAGTTCTGGGTTTGGTGTTTATGGGCAAAATCGGTTGAAATTGGATGATATTTTGGTTCGGAAACAGATTTTCTCTGTTTTTACGAGGTGTGAAAAGTATAATCAAGAGGTTGGCGAGCAAATAGTGGAGATGTACAAGAGAGAGTTGGAGAAATTGAATTGTAATCATGGAGCTGATTTAGGGCCAGGGACACCACCAAATAGAGGTGATCAACTGGGGAATATGGAAAGTCTTCAAATGGAAAATATGGAGGAGGAAGAATTACTTCATCAGCAAACAACATTTACAGCTCTGTTAAATTTGACTCCAAATGTGGACTTGAGAGACTATTATGGCATTGTTGCTGAAAATGATCTTCTGTGGGACTGTCATCTTGCATATGAAGCACCTCAG AATATCTCTAATCAGCCATTGACGTGTCACACATCAACAACAGAAGAAAGTAATAATACACCATTTATAGGGCAATCGACATCATCAGAATTTGGACCTGTTGAATTCGAAACATGGGATAGCACCGGACTTGCCCACGTCCTTCATCACTCTTTTCTTTCTGGAAATGAAGCTGTAAACAACACAAAATCCAGAGCTGATATCGACCTGTTAACAAAAAACAGAGGAAATGCCATGTTACGCtacaaggaaaagaagaaatatCGAAG ATATGATAATCACATCCGTTATGAGTCAAGGAAGGCGAGGGCCGATTCTAGAAAGAGGGTGAAAGGGCGGTTTGCCAAGTCAAGCGAAACTGCTGCTATCAAAATGTGA
- the LOC123223103 gene encoding uncharacterized protein LOC123223103 isoform X1, producing the protein MGCTSSVCALGRKKKVIIPEAVVFVPSVKIPAQSDLQRPLKGLIPRELLDRLVCLRNQIVLVAEDTDGSAIIQLRRALEEYLSLLLGLIKKEYGLEDLVEFKWKNLEDGRQQETCVANSRFELLSVVHMIAMLTLSEANTLMIPKDYSCSGVRVVSTDCKRIAIDLLLKASGYLEFCVKNVLIHLPPDIKNRLPGDFQDGVLEAISIQALGQGTEIQLGLAVESQKASLSVKRRLACELLTYFSQAYQCLSGCDMNHSHGKKHMWFIKWKFLESKAAAYYYHGLILDKGDEPSCHVSAVCCFLAAEELLTESKKACLSFCLAAPITRSPPLWGAMKFLHQKIPEVASRKSQMYGYLLEEEKALQAPELPGFQLSLRPDDYELPEIDQAWNREKWVIESHTLKEHLKDNEENDIETE; encoded by the exons ATGGGGTGTACTTCTTCAGTATGCGCACTAGggaggaagaagaaagtgatTATCCCCGAAGCTGTGGTGTTTGTTCCTTCAGTGAAAATTCCCGCACAATCTGATCTTCAAAGACCACTTAAAGGCCTAATTCCACGGGAGCTTCTAGATAGGTTGGTTTGTCTCAGGAACCAGATTGTATTAGTGGCTGAGGATACTG ATGGATCTGCTATAATACAACTACGGCGGGCACTGGAGGAATATTTGTCTCTTTTACTTGGTCTCATCAAGAAAG AATATGGCCTTGAGGACTTGGTAGAGTTCAAGTGGAAAAATCTGGAAGATGGAAGACAA CAGGAAACCTGCGTGGCAAACTCCCGGTTTGAATTACTTTCTGTCGTTCACATGATCGCTATGCTTACATTATCAGAGGCCAATACATTGATGATCCCCAAGGACTACTCTTGCTCGGGTGTGAGGGTTGTATCTACAG ATTGCAAGAGAATTGCTATTGATTTACTGCTTAAGGCTTCGGGGTACTTGGAATTTTGTGTCAAGAATGTGCTAATTCACTTGCCGCCTGATATCAA GAATAGGTTGCCAGGAGACTTTCAGGATGGTGTATTGGAAGCTATTTCCATTCAAGCACTAGGCCAG ggaactgaaattcaactCGGATTAGCTGTTGAAAGTCAGAAGGCATCCTTATCAGTGAAGAGGAGATTGGCTTGTGAGCTATTAACCTATTTTAGTCAG GCTTATCAATGCTTGTCTGGATGTGACATGAATCACAGTCATGGAAAGAAGCATATGTGGTTCATCAAGTGGAAATTTCTTGAATCAAAG GCTGCAGCTTACTATTACCATGGCCTTATACTCGACAAGGGTGATGAGCCGTCTTGTCATGTTAGCGCCGTGTGTTGTTTCCTTGCTGCAGAAGAACTTCTGACAGAAAGCAAAAAGGCCTGCTTAAGCTTTTGTCTTGCAGCTCCTATAACAAG ATCTCCTCCACTTTGGGGTGCTATGAAGTTTTTGCATCAGAAAATACCAGAAGTTGCATCAAGGAAGTCTCAGATGTATGGTTATCTCTTGGAAGAAGAGAA GGCTCTTCAAGCGCCTGAGCTACCAGGTTTCCAACTGTCACTAAGACCTGATGACTATGAACTGCCTGAGATAGATCAAGCTTGGAACAGAGAAAAGTGGGTAATCGAGAGCCACACCCTGAAAGAGCACCTCAAAGATAATGAAGAAAACGACATTGAAACCGAATAA